The sequence TGAGCGTCAGCGCATCTTCGCTGATCTGCTCCTGTCGCATCGCGCCAATGGCGTTCGCCAGTCCGGCGAAGGAGGCTTCGGCAGCCTCGTGCAGCGAGGGTCTCGAATAATCGAGCCGCTCGGTGCGGAACATGATGCCGTACATGCCGGGATGCGCCTGCGCATAGGCGACATAGGCCTTCGGCCTCGCCAGCGCGCGTTCGAGCGGCATCGTGGCGGCATCGCAGGCCGAGGCCATCGCGGTGTTGAACTGACGGAAGCCGACGGCGGCGAGCTCGCTGAGAAGCCCGGTGAGATCGCCGAAATGATGCGTCGGCGCGGCATGCGAGACGCCCGCCTCGCGGGCCACCGCGCGCAATGTCAGGCCGGCAAGCCCGTCTCGCTCCAGCACCCGCTCGGCGGCCTGGAGCAGCGCCTCGCGCAAAGCGCCGTGATGATAGGGGGTCTCGGTCTTCGCAGCCGCGGGGCGATGCGCAGGACGCACCCGCGTGTTCGCGGCCATCTTTTTCGGATTGCGCGGGGTCCGCGCCGTTTCGCTCTTGCCCATGGGACAAGCTATATGACGCAATATTGACAGTGTAAAGATTCCACTTGACCGGAAAGGCGAACGGCGATATCTCATCTTTACGATGTAAAGATCAGGAGGATACGCCGTGCAGCAGGACGCCGTCACCGATCGCTACAACAACATCGCGCCGATACCTTTCGAAGCCGACGCGCCATTCCTGACGATCATCGGTGAATTGCCGCGCGAGCTGAACGGCACGCTCTATCGCAACGGCCCCAATCCGCAGTTCTCCTCGCCCGGGGCGCACTGGTTCGTGGGCGACGGCATGCTGCACGCCTTTCATCTCGAGAATGGACGCGCCAGCTACCGCAACCGCTGGGTCCGCACACCGAAATGGCTGGCCGAGCACGATGCCGGCCGCGCCTTGTTCGGCGGCTTCGGCCGCAAGCTGCCGGATGCACCGGCGAACCTGACTGACGGCGGCGTCGCCAACACCAACATCATCTTCCATGGCGGCAAGCTGCTCGCTTTGGAAGAAGCGCATCTGCCGACCGAGATCGAGCCGGGGACGCTGGCGACGCGCGGCTATCACGATTATCACGGCCGCGTCGCCGGCAGCTTCACAGCGCATCCGAAGGTGGATCCCGTCACCGGCGAGCTCGTGTTCTTCGGCTACAACGCCGCAGGCCCACTGACGCCTGCCCTCTCCTACGGATCGATCGATGCCGCCGGCAAGGCAACGCGCTTCGAGCGGTTCGAGGCGCCCTATGCCAGCATGGTGCACGACTTCATCGTCACCGCGAACCATGTGCTGTTTCCGATCCTCCCGATCACCGGCAGCATGGAGCGCGCGATGAGCGGGCGGCCGCCATATGCCTGGGAGCCGGACAAAGGCGCCTATGTCGGCGTGATGAAGCGCAGCGGCACGGCCAAGGACATCGTCTGGTTTCGCGGTGAAGCCTGCTACGTCTTCCACATCATGAATGCGTGGGAGGAGGAGAACCGAATCGTCGCCGACGTCATGCAGTTCGAGGAAGCGCCCTTGTTTCCGCATCCGGACGGGCGGCCGACCGATCCGGAGAAGTCGCGCGCCCGGCACTGCCGCTGGACCTTCGATCTCTCGGGCAACACCGACCGCTTCCAGCAGACTTATCTCGACGATCTCACCGGCGAATTCCCGCGCATCGACGATCGTCGTGCCGGGCTGAAGAGCGGTCACGGCTGGTACGCCTGCGCCAATCCACGGCTGCCGATGTTCGGCGCGCTCTCGGGCATCGTCCATGTCGATGGTAACGGCAGGCGGCTCGGCCACTATCTGCTGCCGGCCGGAGACACCATCTCCGAGCCTGTCTTCGTCGAGCGATCGAAGGACGCGGCCGAGGGCGACGGCTGGCTGCTCGCGGTGGTCTGGCGCGCGCGAGAGAACCGCAGCGATCTCGCCGTGTTCAATGCCATCGATGTCGAGGCAGGCCCTGCCGCGCTGGTGCAGCTCGGCCACCGCGTGCCCGACGGCTTTCACGGCAATTGGGTGGGAGCCGCATAGCAGCCGTCATTCCGGGGCGCGACGAAGTCGCGAGCCCGAATCCATTGGGCAGCATGACACGAAGCGAAATGGATTCTCAGGTGCGCAATTGCGCACCGTAGCGCGACGCTTCGCGTCGCCCTGGAATGACAGATAGAGGAGTTTCACATGCACTTGCCCTGGATCGTCGTAGGCTGTTTGACCGCCCTCACCTGCGCCGTGCTCGTATTGCCAACGAGCTGCCTGCAGCGGAGCAGCCAGACCATCTTCAACGGCGGCATCCTGCTCGCGGTGGGCCTTCTGATCGTCTCGGCGCTGCCGATCCTGTCCCACCTGTCTTGGACGGGATGGGTCGATCACACGCTAGACCAGGTGGTTGCGCTGTTTCACTTTTTGGAGGTCGCCTATACGGTTTTGACGCTGTGACGGTTCAATGATCCGTCTCGCCCGGAGCAGTCACTCCCATTGAATTGGTTCCAACCGAGCCCGGATTTCTCCCGCAACACCGGTTCATCCACAAAATGGTATCCCGAGCATCGTCAGACCAAGTATGGTACGTCCAGCCGCGCATGCCCAACGCCCGCTGAACAGGACCACGATGAAGGATGTATTCGCCCGTCTCGGCTCCGATCTTTTCTCCGCCATCCTCTTCCTGGCCGTCTACCTCATTACCGACCATATCGTCCTAGCGACGGCGGTGGCGATCGCCGGTGCGTTCGCGCAAGTGATCTATGCCCGCGTCAAGGGGCAGCAGCTCAACTACATGACCTATGCGAGCCTCGCACTGGTCGTGGGACTGGGCGCGATCACATTGCTGACCAACGACGCCCGCTTCATGCTGGCGAAGCCCGCGATCGCACATTTCGCGATCGGCCTGATCATGCTCAAGCGTGGCTGGATGTTGCGCTACATGCCGCCGATCGTCGTCGAGACCGTTCCGGAATATGTGACGGCCGCGGGCTATGCCTGGGCAGCGCTGATGTTCGTGATTGGCGCCGGCATGATCGTGGTCGCTTCCACGGGTGATCTGAAGCTGTGGGCATTCTATCTCACGGTGGTCGCGGGCGGCGGCAAGATCCTGGCCTTTGCCGTGCAGTACATCGTTCTGCGGCTCATCGTCAGCAGCCGCCGACGCGCCGCTGCCCGCGCCTGAATGCGGGGTTACGCAGGCGCGTCGAGTTGGGTTATAGGCTCGCCACGGGACTGGCCGCGGATCGTCGCGGTCCGCCGGTGATTTGTTCGGGAGACGGGAATGGCCGTGGACGGCAACTGGAATCTGACCATGACGACGCCGATGGGCGAGCGCCAGGCGACGCTGAGCTTGAAAGCTGAGGGCGGCACGCTCACGGGCACGCAAGGTGCGGAAGGTAATACCGCCGAAATTTTCGACGGCACCGTCTCGGGCGACAACGTCTCCTGGAAGGTTTCGATCGACAACCCGATGCCGCTCACGCTGGAATTCACCGGTACGGTCGCGGGCGACAACATCAGCGGCGAGATGGGCATCGGCCCGATGGGCAGCTTCCCGTTCACCGGCGCGCGGGCGTAACGCCGCGCGTCGAATGGCCATGCGTGCGCTCCGCCTCATCGCGGCAATGATCCTGTCTGTCGCGACACAGGCGGCGTGCGCGGACGACACCGAACCGGCGTGGCGCGCAAGCGCGCTCGCCCTGGTGCCGGCAGGCTATGTCGCCGGCGCAGCCTATCGGACCGAAGGCGCGACCGGGTACCTCGCCGTCTATGCCGCAACATCGAACGATCCGAAGACTCCGGCCAGCGTGTTCGCGGCCCGTCAGAGCCTCGTCGTCACGCTGACTCCGGACGCGACGCGGGCCGTCTCGGCCGAACTGAAGCCGCGCACCGAGCCAGCTCCGGACGGCGACGACACCGATTTCGCCGAGATGCACGCCGATCTCGCGGCAAAGCGCTCCACCCTGCCCGCAGGTACCGAACCTTGCGCTCTCGGCGCCTGGTCCATCGACAAGGATCCGAACGGCCTCAACGTGCGCGCCGAGCCCTCGGTGAAAGCGCGCGTGCTCGGCACCCTGCCGCCGCCCTACCGGCTCAAGCTCGGCGGAGCCGAGAACACGCCCGAGGGCGGCTGGCTCACCGAATTCCGCATCATCGGCTTCCGGGATGGCTGGTTTCTGATCGCGGGCGCGAAGCCGCCGGGCAAAGACTACGAAGACGAGAAGAGATACCCGCGCAACGCGCCAAAACCCTATGCCGGGCGTGGCTGGGTCGCGGCCAACAAGGTCGGCGCGAGTTATGCCAACGGCTCCACACGTGCGGGCGGCTTGTTTCAGGCCCCCTTCATCGACGCCAAATGGATGCCCGCACAGCGTGAGCTGGGCGGCCCGATCGACGGCGACGGCGGACCGAAGCGACTTCTCGCCTGCAGCGGATATTGGGGCCTGGTCGAGAGCCATGACGGCGTCCGCGGCTGGTGGCGCGCGCTGTGCTCGAACCAGGTTACGAATTGCAGTTAGATCAGACGGAAGCGTCCCCGATCTCTCTGCGTCATACGCGGGCTTGACCCGCGTATCCATCTTCTGACGTGCGATGGATGGCCGGGTCAAGCCCGGCCATGACAACTCAGCCCAGGTTCAACTCCTTGAAGAAGTCGTTGCCTTTGTCGTCAACGATGATGAAGGCGGGGAAGTCGACGACCTCGATGCGCCAGATCGCTTCCATGCCGAGCTCGGGATATTCCAGCACCTCGACCTTCTTGATGCAGTGTTCGGCAAGGTTGGCCGCGGCACCACCGATCGAGCCGAGATAGAAGCCGCCATACTTCTTGCAGGCCTCGCGCACGGCCGGCGCCCGGTTGCCCTTGGCCACCATCACCATCGAACCACCGGCGGCCTGGAATTGGTCGACGAAGGAATCCATGCGGCCGGCGGTGGTCGGACCGAACGCGCCTGAGGCATAGCCGTCGGGCGTCTTGGCCGGGCCCGCGTAATAGACCGGGTGGTTCTTGAAATAGTCCGGCAGCGGCTCGCCCTTCTCCAGCCGCTCGCGCAGCTTGGCATGCGCGCTGTCGCGCGCGACGATCATGGTGCCGGTCATCGAGACGCGCGTCTTGATCGGGTATTTCGAGAACGTCGCCAGGATGTCCTTCATCGGCTGGTTGAGATCGATCTTCACGACCTCACCGCCGAGCGACTGCTCGACCTCGGGCAGATATTGCGCCGGGTTGTGCTCGAGCTCCTCGAGATAAACACCGTCCTTGGTGATCTTGCCGAGCACCTGGCGGTCCGCCGAGCAGGATACGCCGAGGCCAATGGGGAGCGAAGCGCCATGGCGCGGCATGCGGATCACGCGCACGTCGTGACAGAAATATTTGCCGCCGAACTGCGCCCCCACTCCCAGGCTTTGCGTCATCTTGTGAATTTCCTGCTCCATCTCGACGTCACGGAAGGCGTTGCCGTCGGGCGAGCCGTGGGTCGGCAGCGCGTCGAGATAGCGCGCGGAAGCGAGCTTCACCGTCTTCATGCAGAGCTCGGCCGAGGTGCCGCCGATCACGATGGCGAGGTGATAGGGCGGACACGCTGCTGTGCCCAGCGTCAGGATCTTCTCCTTGAGAAACGCGAGCAGCCGGTCCTTGGTCAGAACCGAGGGCGTGGCCTGGAACAGAAAACTCTTGTTGGCGGAGCCGCCGCCCTTCGCCATGAACATGAACTTGTAGGCGTCGTCGCCCTCGGCGTAGATCTCGCACTGCGCCGGCATGTTGTTGGCGGTGTTCTTCTCCTCATACATCGAGAGCGGCGCGACCTGCGAATAGCGGAGATTGCGGCGCAGATAGGCATCGCGCGCGCCTTCCGAGAGCGCCGCCTCGTCGTCACCGTCGGTGATGACGTTGCAGCCCTTCTTGCCCATGATGATCGCAGTGCCGGTGTCCTGGCACATCGGCAGCACGCCGCCGGCCGCGATGTTGGCGTTCTTCAAAAAGTCCAGCGCGACGAACTTGTCGTTCGGACTGGCCTCGCCGTCCTCCAGGATCGAGCGGAGCTGCTGCAGATGACCCGGCCGCAGATAGTGGTTGATGTCGCCGAAAGCCGCCTCCGACAGCGCCCGCAGCGCCTCGCGCGACACCACCAGCATGTCCTTGCCGAGGACCTTCTCGACCCTGACACCTTCGGACGAAATCTTCTTGTAAGGCGTCTCGTCCTTGCCCAGCGGGAACAGTGGCGTGTGCTTGTAGGGCGGAACGGGCTTTGACTGGTCGGGAAAGGCGGTTGGAGCGTTCATGGGGCGGATCTCGGGGTTTTGGGGCCCTGGCGGGCCCTCGGCGTAGAAGCGTTCTAAGCCCATTTTGGCCGGAAAAGGAAGGGACCGATGCGCATAGGTCGGGCCAACGGGCCACCCCTCGCATTAAGTATCCCGAGCCTGAGCGCCGTGAAGCACCGCCGCTATAACGACCCGCCCGTACACGACGTCAACTTCGTAGACCACGACATAGGGCAGGCGCGGCACGACCCACTCAAATGTCTCGGGATCATGCCCGACGTGACCCATGAAGGGAAATGAAGTCAGCAGCCCTATGCTGTTGAGCAGCCGGTCGGTCACCTTTCGGGCGGCCGCCGGACTATCTTGTGAAATCCAATTGAAGATACTTTCGAGATCGGCAACCGCCTGATCATCGAAAATCAACTCCATCGCCCCTCAAGAACCAAAGCGCGCAACGCGCGCACGCACTTCGTCAAGTGTGAGGAATTTACGGTTTGGGTCCGCCCGACGACGACGCACTTCGGCAATCTGTTCGTCGGTCAACCGGATTTCCTGCATGTGCTTGACATAGTCGAGCAGAGCCCCCGCGGCAGCATCCTGCTCGCGTTCGGGAAGCTGTTCGACCTGACGGATGGCCTCGTCCAGGAGCTTGGTCATACGGCGCAGTATAGCATGTTGCAGGCGACAGAACAGCCACGCCGCAAGTGGAAAGGGCCATTCCCACCCTTGCGCTTCGCGTCCTCCGACGCTTGAATGCGCGTCCTAAGGGGCTTTTCATCATGACATTGAACTTGAACGTCCGCGGCGCGATCCTGGTCGCCGCCGCCATCAGCGGACTTGTGACCCTCACCTCGCCCGCGCGCGCCGACCGCTGCGACGACAGCGCCAAGGAGCTGGCGAGCCAGGTCGATCGTCTCAAGGTGAACTTCCGGGCGGCCAACGTCGTCTACCTGACGCACCCGGCGGCCAAGGAGCTGTCCGTCGGCTGCCGCGGCGATAAATATTCCATCGAGCTCTATGCCAAGGGCGACCGCAAGCCCAAGCCGGAATTCTATGCGTTGGTGGGATCGATGGCGGCGATCGTCTTCACCGTGACGAAGGACGACACCACGACGGGCGCCACACGCTGCCTGAAGCGGATGGGCCTGTTGCGCGGCGACAAGGTCGCCATGCGTTACCGGCGGCTCAACATGGAGTGCACCCGCACCAAGACGGAAGCGTCGATCGCGATCACGCGCGGCAAGGACGAGTAGGGGCGCTCGTCGCTATTGCAGCGGACAAGGCGCTCACGTGGCGCGACGCAGCTCTCCACGGATTCCGCATTGCGAGCGCAGCGACCTGTCCGCCGAAGCCTTGGCGAAGGCGGAAGCAATCCAGAGTCCCTCCGCGGAAACAGACTGGATTGCTTCGTCGCAAGAGCTCCTCGCAACGACGAGGAGAGGTCTCGTCATCTCCGAGAGACAACGCGGATGAGGCGCGAAAGCCGCCTCATCCACCGCCCCCATTCCCTCGCATTTTAGCGATTGCCTTGAAGGAAATTTCGCTCCTTGCAGGGCAGGCTGGATTGCTTCCATGTGTGAGGATTTGCGGATGAAGGTTTCCACCGTTGCGCCGCCGCCGATCGCGATCGTGGTTCCCAACTACGACACGAGCAAGCAGCAGAACGATCAGGCCAAGGTCAGGGACGAGGATCCGACCTTCAAGCCGCAGCCGCCTGCGCCGCTGCCGCCAGGTCAGGGCACGCGGATCGATCAGCTCGCCTGATCGGGCTTGCCGAAGGCGGAAAGCGCCCGGTCCGGTCGACCGGGCCTCGCGCGTTCCGCCGCATCTTTGCCGGATAGCGGGACCAACTTCGTGCGCGGCGATCCACGGGGTCCTGCGCATGATCGCACGCCTCCTGCTGCAGAACACGATCTTCACCGTCGGCATGGGCACGCTGCTGTTCGCCTCCGCCGGGACATTGCACTGGCCTTCGGCCTGGGTGTTCCTCGTCACCTCCGCCGTACTTGGTCCACTCTGCGGCTGGTGGCTCTACCGGATCGATCCGGCGCTGCTCGCCGAACGTCTGCGGCCGGTCCTGCAAAAGGATCAGCCTGCCGCCGACAAGATGTTCATGATCGTCTTCGTCATTGCGATGCTGGTCTGGCTGGTCGCGATGGGCGTCGACCGACGCATCCGATTCTCCGAGATGCCGATTGCGTTGCAGGTCTTCGGCCTCGTGCTGTTCCTGGCCTCGACACTGTTCACGATGTGGGTCTTCCGCGAGAACTCGTTCGCCGCGCCCGTGGTGAAGCTCCAGGCCGAGCGCGCCCAGCGCGTGATCTCGACCGGGCCTTACGCCCATGTGCGCCACCCCATGTACAGCGGCATGGTCCTGTTCTTCGCCGGCCTGCCGCTGCTGTTGGGGGCGTGGTGGGGACTTGCAATGGTGCCGGTATTCGCAGTCTTGTTTGCGGTCCGCATCGGGATCGAGGAGCGCACGCTGCGCGAGGGCCTGCCGGGCTATGCCGAGTACTCGGCGCGGGTGCGCTATCGCCTGGTGCCAGGTCTTTGGTGAGGAGACATCACTCTCCCGACCGCACCGCTAAGCGTCCAGTTCGCGATAGTGGCGGAAGATGCCTTGCTCGTTGAAAGCAATGCGGCGGTCGCTGTCGAGATAGGCCTTGATGTTCGGCCGTGCGGCGATGCGGTCATGCAGACCGACAAGGCCCGGGATGTCGCTCTCGAACGCCTTCATGCGCTTGGGGAAGGCATAGCGCAGTCCCGCAACGATCTGGAATAGCGAGAGATCGACATAGGTCAGTCTGCGGCCGGTGACATAGGCGCCGCCGCTATCGGTGAGGAGCCGCTCGAAATAGCCGAGAAATTTCGGCACGCGCTCGCTCCAGAAATCGGCGGTGCGCTTTTTCGCCGGCGGCTTCTGGTCTTCGTAGTACATCGAAGGCCCGAGCGGATGATGGGTGTCGTGGATCTCGACCACGAGATCGGTGATGGTGAGCTGCAGCTGGTGCACCCAGAGCCGGCCAGCCTCCGTCTTCGGCGCAAGCCCATGTCGGCTGCCGAGATAGAGCAGGATGTTGGCGGTCTGGCCGATGACGAGCTTGCCTGCCTTCAGGAACGGCGGCGCGAAAGGCGGCGTGCCCGCATGCGCCTCCATCATCTTCATCATCGCAGCCGTTCCACGCGGTCCGCGCGCGATGTCGACGTAAGCGGCGCCGGCCTCCTCCAGCGCCAGCCGCACATATTCGCCGCGACCCTGGATTTCGGGCCAGTAGTAGAGCTCGTATTTCATGAGGAAGGTCCGTAAGCGTGGGGCGACGGAACCAATGAAGCAGGTAGCCGAAGGTTCCGCCGAGTGAGCGACGGATCTCGCCGAAAGCTCCGTCATTGCGAGCGCAGCGCTCGCAATGACGAGTGAGAGAGCTTCGCGCCTTAATTCAATTCGCCGCGAAGCAGTACAACAGGCCGTCGCCGCCGGTGGACTTCAGATCGGCCTGCGAGCAGCCACCGTCTGGACCGCGCGAGGGGTGAGAGCTGTTCCAGGACTTCGAGGGCTCGTCGTCGCGCAGGCCGCGGCGATCAAAATGGCCGACCATCGCGGCGCCTTGCGTGCTCGACGTCCAGTTCTTGCAGGTGCGATCGTCCGGCCCGGCAAAGGCGGTGCCGTCGGCCTGCGATCCCGTGAGGATGTCGTGCCGGTTCGGCTGGTCGCCAGCACCGGTGATCCCCTCGCCTTTCTCGGTGAGCGCGGTCTGCTTGGTGAGATTATTGGCAGCGCTGTGCAGTTCGCCCACGTCCTTGGCGATCGCGGTGCCCTTGGCGTTCTGCCACGGTCCCTTGCCGATGCGGTCCTTGGCGTTGACGGCCGGCTTGCCGTCCGCAGCCTGCGTCGAGAGATAGGCGCGCCAGGTCTTGCTGCCGGCGCCGGCGGCCTGAGCGAGCTTCTGGCATTGCGCGTCGGCTCCCTCGAGGCCGCCGAGATCGGCGCCCTTGCCCGGACCGTTGGAGGTCACGAAGAAGGTCATGTCGGCCGATTGCGCCTGCGCCGATGGCGCTGCCAGCATGGCCATTACGAGCGCAAGGCCCGAAATCGTCACGGATCTGTCGATGCGGATCATGTTGTCCTCCCATTGTGTTCGTTGTCTTGTGCTTGTCGTTGTGGCGCTTTCGAGCGAAGTGGATACCGGTTCGCGTGAAGAAGACGCGTAAAACAAAAATCCAGAGCTTCGGTTCTGATCCATCAGAACCGAAGCTTTGGCCGCCTGATGTCAACCCGACGTGGGCCAGCTTATTCCGATTCTGCGATGCGAGATGGCCAAAGAAAAAGGCGCCGTGCAGAAGCACGACGCCCTTGGTTTGTCCTGTCGCAAGCGATCAGTTGGTTTGCTGGATCGCCGACAATTCCCAGCCGGTGCCCGGCCGGCGGGCGAAGGTCCAGATCTCGGTCGCCTCACCCGGCTGCTCGCTGCCGGCGACGACTGCGCCGGTGTTGCGGTCGGTCGTCTTGTCGGTGAGGGCGAAGCGCAGCGCCACCGTGGCGTAGTCCGTCTCGCCTTCGCGCCAGGCTTCCGCGAGGTCGCCCTGCAACAGCTTGACGTTGGTCACCTTGTTGACGACGTTGCGCGCGCGGTTCTGGGCGAGATCCTGCTCCAAATAGGAGACCATCTCCGGCGTCGCGAGCGCATGCAGCTTAGCCACGTCCTCGTTCGACCAGGCGGCCTGGACTTCGCCGAGCAGCCGCTCGAACGCCTCATAGTCGTCCGGCTTGATCTCGAGCGGCGCATTGTTGGCGCCGAAGCCGAAGCCACCAAGGCCGCCACCGAGACCGCTACGATAGTTCGGCTGCGGGCCCTGACCGGCGCCGGAGTCGGCACCGGCATTGGCATAAGCCGGCTGCTGCTGCTGCGCATGACGGCGCTGCCACCAGGACATCGCCAACCGCACCACGAGCACCACGAGCGCGATCTGGATGATCAGGCCGAGGATCGAGGAGAGGCTGCCGAGGCCGCCGAACAAGCCGCCGCCGAACAGCATGCCGAGCAGGCCGGCGCCGAGGAAGCCGGCCGCAAGGCCGCCCATGAAGCCGCCAGCGCGGCCAAACAGGCCGCCGCGGGCGGGCGCAGCCGCGGCCGAATTCATGCCTGCACCCGGCTGGGTGTAGGTGCGGTTGAACTGCGAGGTCGAGCCCGGCGCGGTCGTGGTCGACGGCGGAGCCGAATAGGTTCGCGAGCCGCGCGAACCGGACGAGAAGCCGCCGCCGGCGCGGGCGTCGGCGGACGAGATCGTCAGCGCGGTCGGCAGCGCAAGCGCCAGCACGACGGCAATCGTCTTGAAGACACTGCGGGAGCGTTGCGAGAAAGTCATGTGCGTTTCCCAAATCCCCGGCATGGGGACGTGCGCTTAAGATGGGCAGACTTCCCGAAAAGTGAAGCCGGTTTCGGGAAATGTGGCTGCGGCCCTCAGTCGCGGGGATGTGGCAAAAGCTCCTATTTGGCAGGGGTTTTACGGGGAACCAGGGGCCAACGGTTAGCGCCGGGTTTACGACCGATTTCCGCTTTTCCCCACATCAGCGCGAGCCCAGCTGTTCACCAGCCGTCATTGCGAGGAGTGCAGCGACGAAGCAATTTCCGCGGAGAGATTCTGGATTGCTTCGTCGCTGCGCTCCTCGCAATGACGGAGAGAAAGATCAGCGCGGGCGAGAGAGAAGCCGTCACCCCTGCTTCGTCATCGTCTCCTTCACCGCCGCCACGAGCTGGCTGAGCGTGAACGGCTTTGGCAGGAAGTCGAACTGCTGGCCCTCGGGAAGGCTCTTCTCGAACGCATCCTCAGCGTAGCCGGAGACGAAGATGAACCTGATCTCGGGGTTCTGCTCCCGCATCGCCTTCAGCAGCGTCGGACCGTCCATCTCCGGCATCACCACGTCGGAGACGACGAGATCGATCGCGCCACCCTGCTCCTCCAGCACCTCCATGGCCTCGACGCCGTTCTCGGCCTCGACCACGGTGTAGCCGCGCGAGCGCAGACCGCGCGCGTTCAATGCACGCAGGCCCTCCTCGTCCTCGACCAGCAGGATGGTGCCCTGTCCCGTGAGATCAGTCCGCGGCTTGGCCTCCGCTGGCGGGCCGGCCTCCTTCGCGCCATTGGTCGCGCTGATCACGGCTGCAGGCTGCTCGACCTGCGCCTCCGCCTCGGCATGATGGCGCGGCAGGAAGATATGGAACGAGGTTCCCTGCCCCGGTTCGGAATCGACGTAGATGAAACCGCCGGTCTGCTTGACGATGCCGTAGACGGTGGACAGCCCGAGTCCGGTGCCTTTGCCCACCTCTTTCGTCGAGAAGAACGGCTCGAAGATCTTGTCGCGAATGTCGGCGGGGATGCCGGTGCCGGTGTCGGCGACTTCGATCCGTACATAGTCCGCCGCCGGCATGCCCTTGTAGGCGAGCTTGCCGGCATCGTCGCTGGCGACGTTGGCGGTGCGAATGATCAGCTTGCCGCCGTCGGGCATCGCGTCGCGCGCGTTCACCGCGAGATTGACGATCACCTGCTCGAACTGGGAGACGTCGACCTTCACCGGCCAGAGGTCGCGGCCGTGCACGAGGTCGAGCTTGACCTTCTCGCCGATCAGCCGGCGCAACAGCATGGTGAGATCCGAAAGCGCATCGCCGAGGTCGAGCACCTGCGGCCGCAGCGTCTGCCGCCGCGAGAACGCCAGCAGCTGCCGCACCAAGGTGGCGGCGCGCGTCGCGTTCTGCTTGATCTGCATGATGTCCTGGAACGACGGATCGGTCGGCTTGTGCGCGTTCAGCAG comes from Bradyrhizobium sp. CCGE-LA001 and encodes:
- a CDS encoding TetR/AcrR family transcriptional regulator — encoded protein: MGKSETARTPRNPKKMAANTRVRPAHRPAAAKTETPYHHGALREALLQAAERVLERDGLAGLTLRAVAREAGVSHAAPTHHFGDLTGLLSELAAVGFRQFNTAMASACDAATMPLERALARPKAYVAYAQAHPGMYGIMFRTERLDYSRPSLHEAAEASFAGLANAIGAMRQEQISEDALTLNQGAAIARAWSMVHGFTMLLLDGRLKDILGRLPEGTSAERLLEAMLTAPVAGKPGP
- a CDS encoding carotenoid oxygenase family protein, producing the protein MQQDAVTDRYNNIAPIPFEADAPFLTIIGELPRELNGTLYRNGPNPQFSSPGAHWFVGDGMLHAFHLENGRASYRNRWVRTPKWLAEHDAGRALFGGFGRKLPDAPANLTDGGVANTNIIFHGGKLLALEEAHLPTEIEPGTLATRGYHDYHGRVAGSFTAHPKVDPVTGELVFFGYNAAGPLTPALSYGSIDAAGKATRFERFEAPYASMVHDFIVTANHVLFPILPITGSMERAMSGRPPYAWEPDKGAYVGVMKRSGTAKDIVWFRGEACYVFHIMNAWEEENRIVADVMQFEEAPLFPHPDGRPTDPEKSRARHCRWTFDLSGNTDRFQQTYLDDLTGEFPRIDDRRAGLKSGHGWYACANPRLPMFGALSGIVHVDGNGRRLGHYLLPAGDTISEPVFVERSKDAAEGDGWLLAVVWRARENRSDLAVFNAIDVEAGPAALVQLGHRVPDGFHGNWVGAA
- a CDS encoding inner membrane-spanning protein YciB; the encoded protein is MKDVFARLGSDLFSAILFLAVYLITDHIVLATAVAIAGAFAQVIYARVKGQQLNYMTYASLALVVGLGAITLLTNDARFMLAKPAIAHFAIGLIMLKRGWMLRYMPPIVVETVPEYVTAAGYAWAALMFVIGAGMIVVASTGDLKLWAFYLTVVAGGGKILAFAVQYIVLRLIVSSRRRAAARA
- a CDS encoding fumarate hydratase yields the protein MNAPTAFPDQSKPVPPYKHTPLFPLGKDETPYKKISSEGVRVEKVLGKDMLVVSREALRALSEAAFGDINHYLRPGHLQQLRSILEDGEASPNDKFVALDFLKNANIAAGGVLPMCQDTGTAIIMGKKGCNVITDGDDEAALSEGARDAYLRRNLRYSQVAPLSMYEEKNTANNMPAQCEIYAEGDDAYKFMFMAKGGGSANKSFLFQATPSVLTKDRLLAFLKEKILTLGTAACPPYHLAIVIGGTSAELCMKTVKLASARYLDALPTHGSPDGNAFRDVEMEQEIHKMTQSLGVGAQFGGKYFCHDVRVIRMPRHGASLPIGLGVSCSADRQVLGKITKDGVYLEELEHNPAQYLPEVEQSLGGEVVKIDLNQPMKDILATFSKYPIKTRVSMTGTMIVARDSAHAKLRERLEKGEPLPDYFKNHPVYYAGPAKTPDGYASGAFGPTTAGRMDSFVDQFQAAGGSMVMVAKGNRAPAVREACKKYGGFYLGSIGGAAANLAEHCIKKVEVLEYPELGMEAIWRIEVVDFPAFIIVDDKGNDFFKELNLG
- a CDS encoding type II toxin-antitoxin system RelE/ParE family toxin — its product is MELIFDDQAVADLESIFNWISQDSPAAARKVTDRLLNSIGLLTSFPFMGHVGHDPETFEWVVPRLPYVVVYEVDVVYGRVVIAAVLHGAQARDT
- a CDS encoding methyltransferase family protein, with the protein product MIARLLLQNTIFTVGMGTLLFASAGTLHWPSAWVFLVTSAVLGPLCGWWLYRIDPALLAERLRPVLQKDQPAADKMFMIVFVIAMLVWLVAMGVDRRIRFSEMPIALQVFGLVLFLASTLFTMWVFRENSFAAPVVKLQAERAQRVISTGPYAHVRHPMYSGMVLFFAGLPLLLGAWWGLAMVPVFAVLFAVRIGIEERTLREGLPGYAEYSARVRYRLVPGLW
- a CDS encoding glutathione S-transferase; the protein is MKYELYYWPEIQGRGEYVRLALEEAGAAYVDIARGPRGTAAMMKMMEAHAGTPPFAPPFLKAGKLVIGQTANILLYLGSRHGLAPKTEAGRLWVHQLQLTITDLVVEIHDTHHPLGPSMYYEDQKPPAKKRTADFWSERVPKFLGYFERLLTDSGGAYVTGRRLTYVDLSLFQIVAGLRYAFPKRMKAFESDIPGLVGLHDRIAARPNIKAYLDSDRRIAFNEQGIFRHYRELDA
- a CDS encoding Tim44 domain-containing protein → MPGIWETHMTFSQRSRSVFKTIAVVLALALPTALTISSADARAGGGFSSGSRGSRTYSAPPSTTTAPGSTSQFNRTYTQPGAGMNSAAAAPARGGLFGRAGGFMGGLAAGFLGAGLLGMLFGGGLFGGLGSLSSILGLIIQIALVVLVVRLAMSWWQRRHAQQQQPAYANAGADSGAGQGPQPNYRSGLGGGLGGFGFGANNAPLEIKPDDYEAFERLLGEVQAAWSNEDVAKLHALATPEMVSYLEQDLAQNRARNVVNKVTNVKLLQGDLAEAWREGETDYATVALRFALTDKTTDRNTGAVVAGSEQPGEATEIWTFARRPGTGWELSAIQQTN